One region of Citrus sinensis cultivar Valencia sweet orange chromosome 6, DVS_A1.0, whole genome shotgun sequence genomic DNA includes:
- the LOC102618715 gene encoding uncharacterized protein LOC102618715, with protein sequence MEEAGSSTRRRGRKAKGPFLDGKKIGLPDGWYYEQRPRTSVKYIGKIDQFYYEPGTNKQFRSIKEVDKHLESKQKKIQLTTPALPENHRHNPETPPVVDLACDCGSNIPKKKRSIAAKQRGEISRNDHQELESPPAIDPTNDSGSNLPRKKRSIDTRKRREITWGFADAETGKPRNLDLNKISLY encoded by the exons ATGGAGGAAGCTGGCAGTTCAACTCGAAGAAGGGGCAGAAAGGCTAAAGGTCCATTCTTAGATGGCAAAAAAATTGGTTTACCAGATGGATGGTATTATGAGCAGCGGCCAAGAACCAGTGTCAAGTATATTGGGAAAATTGACCAG TTTTATTATGAACCAGGTACTAATAAGCAATTTAGGTCAATTAAAGAAGTTGACAAGCACTTGGAgtcaaagcaaaaaaaaattcagctGACTACTCCGGCATTACCAGAAAATCATAGGCATAATCCTGAGACACCGCCAGTAGTTGATCTTGCTTGT GATTGTGGGAGCAATATACCtaagaaaaagaggagtatTGCTGCCAAGCAAAGAGGAGAAATCAGTAGAAATGATCATCAGGAGCTTGAGTCTCCACCGGCTATTGACCCCACCAAT GATTCTGGTAGCAACCTTCCTAGGAAGAAGAGGAGTATAGATACCaggaaaagaagagaaatcaCATGGGGTTTCGCTGATGCCGAGACTGGTAAGCCGAGGAATCTAGATCTCAATAAAATAAG CTTGTACTGA